Part of the Hirundo rustica isolate bHirRus1 chromosome 3, bHirRus1.pri.v3, whole genome shotgun sequence genome, TTCACACAACCGATTGGGACAAGGTCCAGGCCACACGCAGCTACATACCAGCCTGTCCAGTCAAGCCTGCACATgttgcagctccagcccagccacaGCACCAACACCTCTTTCCATCCACAGGCCAGAAACGTGCTGTgaaagggggagggaaggaggaggagagaaaaacaatggCATTAGAATAgtgaggagaagaaaggaatggCAAGGATTACCCATATTGCAGACATTTAAGGAAGTGGAGGAGATGGAGACTGAAGCACTGGGGAAGACAGCTAAGACACGACTCAGCACAGTCCACCTTACTGAAAACTTGGCTTATTTGGTTAATAGCTTACAGAATTGTACAAAATTCATAACACCTCAGAGTTCCTGCATACCTGGGGAGGAAGGAATGGCAACAGATCAGCAGACGGAGAGCCTGCCCTGCAGAAGTTATCACTGACAAAGCTGCCTGAGAAGGCTGCAAAACATTCCAGTAAATTCCCTACTTTAGGATTTTTGTGCAATATCCAACACAAGAATGCATGCAAGGTTGAAGGGCAGAAGGGATACTGGTGAGCTGTGACAGTGGAGGTGCTACCACCACAGTTCAGCAACTTCCCTGTGATATCTAGCAGGCACACTGCACATTTAATTTCATGAACAGTAAGTAGAATATCCTCCTAGTATTTATCCTACTTTTCCTGTTTTAGCCAGGGTGGGTCAAAACATGCACATTAGTAACAGGTTTGTCATTCAGTTCCCTTATCTTGCATCTCATTATTTCTTTGGCAACCAGAGTGACAGCATTTCCTTTATAAATCAGATACGCTGGAGGGATTGCTAGCCAACATCCATGGCACAGGTTACCAACAGCCAAAGCAAGCTCTCATGGCCAGGGAAGGCTCTGGGAGGCTGAGCCTATGGAACTCTGGTCAGCATCTAGGCAGAGAACAGGAATAACAGCAGAAACAGCTCGTTTGCTGTGCAATAGCTTTGCCACAGACAAAAATCACAGTAATGGGGTGAATTGCTCTTCACCAGCTCCACCGTGAGATGCCAGGCCTGCCCACCCCCAACCCTGCACCAGAGATGTCCTAGGTGGAGgcttattttaaatacttacaTAGCAGTGGAAAGTCTATGCATTCCTGAAATGACTGCATTCTTGGCCTGTTCATTTTTTATACAGCAATCTGTATATTATCATTTCACTTTTGTTACATATTTTCCACggctttaaggaaaaaatcatGCTATTGAGACACTAGATGGCTAATAAAAACTGCTAATTGGAGTCCTAGAATATTTTCAACTATTCCAAAGTTCCTTGCTTTAAGGAATCAAACTGCAAATTTTGTAAGCATGATAACTTAGCAGATTATCATTTAAACCATGGAAAAATTACAAGCctgttttaaagttttattaatTCAAGTCATAAAAGTTAACAGCAACTTCAAATATGTACAAACTGCCATAAAAATGTTGTGTCCAGTCATATAGGAGACAGTCTTGTTACAACATAGCTACAAATCATTTACTTTCAATACAAACTCCCACCAAGGGTAAATAAACCATTTAGGCATGTATGCCCCCAAATCCTAGTAACAGCAGGTGTTAATTCATTTCAtcatcataaaaaaaataaaatcaggagcAAATAGTTAAGTTTTACTGAGTAAAATGGGGCATTTAACTCTCAACAAATAGTAAAAGCAGTTGAATGGTTACCAGTCTTGGTTGTTAGGAGTTTTAACAATCATTAAGTGAGCACAATTGCCTCGTTTCAGGAAGAAACTTCTAAGAGTTAAGATTCATGCCTCCAGTGTTTTTGTTGTCTTCTCGCCTCTCTTCAGTTGATTTAGTTAAGCATTCAGTCCTCTATGCATTTCGTTCATTTCCTTCAcctggaggggaggagagggagatcAACATCTGTGCTGCTTCTAAACTTTGAGACTCCGTAAGTCATTGGGACTTAACAACCCAGATTTTCATTAGCAAATGGATTTGATGCGGCGTTAGAACCAACCATGACaaacccaccacaaaaaaattaaaaaacaaaacaaaagaaacccccacaaacaaacaaaaaccccccactaCTTAGGGTACATGCCGGAAGCAGACAATACTATTTAGCTACAACATTGTTTGGATTCCTTCACAGAAGGGTCCACACTTGGCGTGAAACACCATTTGCCATTCTATTGGAAAGCAGGTCTTCAATAGCAGCTGCAAGATCCTTGCAAATACCTCAGTAAAGGTCTTAGTCAGAGAACAAGACTATCAGCACTTCCTGTGGATTGCACAGCCCTTTGCTATACATATGTAAAACAGGACATGCAGTAAAAGCGAACCCCAACCCCCTCAgccctgggaaaagcagcagatcaCCAGTTGCATTTGAAACTAGTGCAGAACTACACAGAGGTGGACACTAGCTACAGAATTTGAAGACTTTCAGTCTCCTTGAACACATCCGAAGCACccaaagcttttaattttacagCTTTCGAGTTTTTAACCTACAGCAAACTTAGGAGTTTCTGGATTCTGGTCAACCTCCTCCCCATACATGTAccacaaacagaaattaattaccTCAGCTTTCACGtacttccctttcctcctccttgtgAGGACCTGTAAGAGAAGGATGCAATATTTTTTATGTCTTGATATGCAAGTAACTTAATCTGGTTTTGActttaaaaaccacaaaacttgAAGCCGTCCATTCCCCATCCTTTCGAAGTGAGGTAGGTACAAACAAGGTTGTCTGTCACTCTGAACTGCTTTAAACCAGGAGGTACTTTGTTCACCTTTATGAATTACTTCCAGTACTTGTTTTCCAGGTGACACCCTTCAGCTGTAACCTGAAACAGTGACAGTGTGCCCATCACCGATTTCCCACCTCCCAAGTCTGAAGAAGCAAGCTAATTTATAAAGGAAGACTTTCTGTCAGAGTGCAAACATGGATGTCGTTGCTTCCCAAATTGTACCAGTACCGTTCTTCTTGGCAGCTTTGTTAGAACTTACCAGAACAACAATTGCAGCTACTACTGCTATTACCACCACTACAATGACAGCAATCAAACCAGGGGTGAGAGACTTCATGGAAAACTCAGGCGGTATTTCATCAACATAGTAGACCACCGTCCTCTCAAACTTCACCGGTTCGTTGTCAATGCTGACATTTAGCCCATTATTATGAAAAATGGATTGACCTTTTACCTAACAGAGATAGGAAAAGCAAGACTTACTGGTTCACATTTATGGTAAGGCATTTATCTCATCACAGGAATAATTCACCTTGCTTTAGCCAGGTGGTACACAGCCAAACTCCCAAGTGCAGTGCAAGACACACACCCAGCCTCTGGCAGACTTTACCCATGACACACTTACATCTTTTTCAAAGTAGTAGGCCACATCAGCTATATCCACATCTCCAAACGATTTTTCTGAGGAATTTTGCTTCAAATCAATAGTAATGTAAGGGTTTTCATACTGCAATAAAAATACAGCGTGGTATTAAGAAGGGGGTACTTTAAATCCAGCTATCAAATATTCACCAAAACATTATGATCCAGTTTAGGAACTTGCATGCTGGATCAAGTTTATGGGTTTTGAACTCAAGTCAACTGTTTACAGTAGGATTCAAATTCCACTTTTTATGTGAAGCAAAGAAGCTATCGACAGACTAAGGAGAGCAGCGATTCACAGCATTTCTGTTCAGATACAGCTATTTGCTAACTGCTCACTGTTTTGAGAGCTTCTACTAAAACTCATGCAGTATTGCATTAGTCAAATACGAGTTTTACAAGCTATAACAAAACAAAGTTCTGATACTTTAGTGAACATTATGTGCCTCTTACCAGAACACCGGTTATGTAGCGGCCATCCAGCTGGTAACGACTGGTAATGGTATCTGTGAAAAACCTGCAAGGATACGAAAGCCACGGCTGTTAAAAATTGTGTTATTTCACACATATCATTTGAGAAGTAGAGAAGACCAGTGTAATTGTTCCGCAGTCTCTGTGGTGGGTGGACCTCAGCTAGCAGCTAAACCCTCACCTAGTCTCTCACTCACTTCCCCTTAGCACGATTGGGAAAAGAATCAGAAGGgcaaaagcaagaggaaaagaaaccaaacaaacaaccctctGCAGTTAAAATAAAGACAGTCTGGTAAGTGAAAGGGCTGGGTGGGAGAAAGATAAAACCTCAAGTGATGTAAAAGCAATCAGTCATCACTGACAGATCAATGTCCAGCTAACCTCTGAGCAATGGCTACCCTGAGATTTATCGTTGAACATGGCATTATACAATATAGACCATCTGTTCAGTCAATTCCGGTCAGCCTAGTCCCCTTCCCAGCCTACTCACTGGGGCAGCAGAGAGAGAGTCTGAGAAGGCACTGACATTGTGTAAGTGCTGTTCAGCAGCAGCTAAAACACTGGTGAATTAATCAACACCATTTTGGTCACTGGTCTAAAATGCAGCACTACACCAACTGCTAtcaagaaaattaactctgctCCAACCAAACCCAGTGCACTCTTCATACTAGAGTTCAATTAACTCCTAAGAGTGAAGATGCACTTACTGTAAAATAAATGCCTGTATTAGACAGAAGTGTTCTACCAGTTTGAAGAGCTCAGAAGAAGAGCTAGAGGGCAGCAGCTTTTGTTCTGGAAGGGAGGTGATTTAATAGCTACAAGTAGGGTTTTAATaacatttagaaagaaaaaaaaaaaagataaaaaaggcTAAACTCTCaatttcttcctgctgcttgtATGTGGTCCTTCTGCCATTTTTGTCAGTTTACGATCTGAACAGTTTCATCCAttatcttccatttttttaGTATATTGAtttgaggagggaaaaaacctaGTAATCAATTTTAAATGGAAGGGAACCTCTTTAGCAGTTAATTTGTTTCCAACACAAATGAAAGCAATTCTATGAAGAATCTGCAGCTTGCTTCAAAACGCCTTACAAATGAGTTCCGAGGTCTGACAATGCTTTGAGGAACTGTTTAGAAATACACTAGATATCTAGTAGGACATGTATACACCACACCATGACATATTACTATCATCACTTACTTCTTTAAAGATTCAGCATTCAGAGGAGCACTTCTCTCAGCATGTTTCATTTCAATAATGATCCACCTGAAGTACAATGAATATTCTTGAAGTACATGCATATAACACATACCAAAAAAATCTAACCCCAggctaaaacaacagaacaatgAGACAAAACCGAGGCAAGCAAAGTTCTCTTCTAAACCCATTCAATGTCTCcttgtttctgaagaaaataaccCAGCAGTAGCCAAGTGTTGATTGCTCCATCTTCATTCATCCCCAGTGCATCATTCACACAAGGCAGAGCCTCATACAGGAATGTTTTCATGCCACAGCACAACCTGTTGAAAGACTTACCTCGTTCTGACTAATTGATTGCACTTCAAGTCTGCGTCGTGTTTGTCAGTTCTTCTAACTCCAGCTGTGTTCACACACCAACAGGTGGTTCCATTGCACTGCTTCGCCTTGAAAGCACCACTGTTTTCACACTCAGGATCATAGAGGCCATCAGTATCTTCAAACGCATCTTTCGGTTTCTCACGACGACCCGATTTTGAGCCCATCACTTCTGCTTTCATTAGCAGGCATTTCGAAGTCActaaaaataaccagaaaacTGCGTTATGCAGCATCAGACCACGCGTGTCCAAAGCAGAGCTCTGAGTTCGTACAAACACAAGGTTACATCAGCAGCAACCAGACTCAAAGCCATTACACGGAAGAGCAGATGTCTAATGTGTAGGTGGTGCATAAAATCAATACAGCTGGGGTATGCCAGCCTCCCAAGGCAAAACAGCCTAACAAGATCGGCCTTGGGACTCACAGCTCCCATTTCTCACAGCTAGAGGCTTGCTCGCAACTTAGCTGAGCTTGGACCCAGAGCACGGTCTTGTCACAAGGCACTTTCCCTCTAGATTTGTAAGAAAAGTGAGGATATGTGCTTGCAAGGAAGCTAAACATTTACATTCGAGAAATTCTTGCCACTCGAGAGCAAATATTGAGAGCCTACATCAGTACAAGCAAAGAAACCCTGAACGCTTATCGTCCAACAGCAGTTGACCTGGAACACCAGGAAGAAGAACTCCTTTCTTGCCTCCATTGTTCGCTGGGAACTCAACAGTGATTCTCACGTATTCCCCGGCGCTCTGCGGGCGCGTTTCCGCGCCACCCACCCTGCCGTGCCCTTTTACTCACGGGTGTTGCAGTCCACGGCGATGCCGGAGCCGATGGCTTCGCAGCGGCACTGCCCGCTGACCATCCTGCAATTGGTGACCACGCTTGTCTTCAGGCAGACACACGCTGCAAGAGAAGCGGGGCCGTGAGCCGGGCACCGCGGCCGGACAGGACGGACAAAGCCGCCCCTCACCTGCCGGGCGTGGCGTGCCCGCACCCCCCGCTTCCCTCCGGgcaccctccctccctcccttcccgaGCGCGGGGCGAGGGCTCCCTGCGCAGCCCGGGTCTGCCCTGGAGGCGCGGACAAAGGGGCGCTAATCGGGGCCCGGCGCTATTGGAGCCGGGCGCTCCGGTTCCCTCCGCGCCCCCGGCGAACGGGACGGGAGGGAACGGTGTCGCCATTTGGCGGCTCGGGGCACCGAGCGGAGCGGCCCCTACGGAGAGCGGGGGGCgggagggggtcccggggcgGGGCAGCTCGGTCAGGAGACGGGTGCGGGGCACTCACAGtcctggcggcggcggcggcgcagagcaccagcagcaggagcgcAGCCCCGCAGAGCGGCTTCATGGctggggcggggcggcggggcgcggaGAGGCCGGGGAAAGTCCTCGGGGACGCGGGCAGAGAGTGAGGCGCTGCGTGCGCGGCAGCGGCGGAGCGGTTTGTGAGCCGCCCGACAGGTTCCGCAGGTGCTGGTGGCTGCGCCGCGCCCTCCCGGCTCCCGGTTACACCTGGGACGCGCGGGGGGCGCGGCGGCTCCTCCCCGGGCCCGCCGGGCGCGCTCTTAAACCACCGCCCCCTCCTCCCCCGCACCTGGGCGAAACGGATGGGGCAGGGGCGGGacccgctcccggccccggcccgaCAGCGCCTCTCCTGCGGAATGGGGAGCGGGAGCGAGAGGCGTCCCGAGGCGCGGCCCTGCCCGCTTTTGACTCGGGCCGTGTGAAACCGCCCGCCTGGGCGGAGGGGCGGCGGGCTGGGGCTGTCGCGGGGAGCCGGGGGACAGCTGCCGCCGCCGTCGAGGGGGAAAGTGTTAGTCACCGCCGGGAGCTCCCGGGCGCGTTTGCCCTGTGACCACAGGGGCAGGGGGAGCCGAGCCCGCGTCCCTCCCGCCTCGGGGCTTCCCGCGCCCGCCGCTGACCTTCGGAGCGCCGGGGCAGTTCCCGAGCTCTCTGCCCTGGCCTGGTGGCCCCCGGCCTCTTCCCTCGGGACAGGCGGGGGGTGTTTCCACTCCCCTCGCGGCGAGCTGTGAGAGCAAGCAGCGAATACTCGCACTTTGTAATGAGCTCTGTTCGCATCCGGGGGTGCCGTGTGACTACTCTGTCCTTGGCATAAATTCTGGTAACTCCTCAGTAAATTAAAAACCAGGATGCTGATCTGTATAGAGCGAACAATTTTCGTAAGGATCTTTACTGATaagtgtttggttttattttcgttttttcattcctttgtaGAACACGTAGTAGATGTCTCTACCTCAAGGTTGCCCTGAAGATTCGTTTCTGGTGCTGCAGTACCCTCATTTCCTCACTCAAAGCCCTGAGTGCTTTGTCTCTGAGCAGCGCAGCTTTGTGGGAACCGACAAAATGGGAGGTAgtgccagagctctgccaggttCCCTAGGAGGAACACGGGAGAGCCGGTTGCCGGCTTTAAGATGGCTTTCCAAAGTGTAAAAGCAATGCCAAAATGGAAGACAAAAGATAGATATGGTGCGCCAGGAATGCTTTATGGACCTTGAGTTTATTTATTCAGTTAAAAAATACGCTTATATCTTTCTAAAAGATATATTAGCACCCtagaaaaacaagttattttaCTACGGGATAAAACCAGAATGACATTCTACCCAAAGACTTGAAGCTTCCTCTTTCCAGTTCGCTGCACAATAAAAACACGTTTCTGCTTTTTCACATGCAGAAGTTAGTAAGAGAAACTGTCTAAAAACTTTGCATGTTTGAAGCGAAATTGCCAGTGAACTATCATAGtgtttttgtctctgtgtgcagctgtgtTTGGGCTGTACCTGGTTCTGTATGTTGTTTTTGTCTccagtgccctgctgctgtcTCAGATGGGTCCATGTTAAAGGACTGCTCTTTTTATTTGCTCCTAGTACAGCCTGAATCAGAGTTTTGCAGCATTTATCTTGattctttttgtggttttgcgTGGTTTCTGATTGATAAGTATATTCTTGATACGCTTGTCAAAGACACAAAAGGAAAGCTTGGTCTGGCAATATGAAAGCTTGGGAAGACTAAAGTCTCAGATATGGACTTCTTGCATTGCTTTCATCAATTGATGGCATTTTCCAGAAAGATGAGTAGGATCAATGAGTTCAGAAATGTCTGCCTTACAATTCCATGTTAAAGTACTGGTCTGTTCAAGATCAGAAGAGCTGTCTTGACATTATCAATTTGCCAAGCTGACCTACGTAAGCCTTGATAATAAGGACCAATAAATTTTATGACAGGctcttgcttttatttatttatttatttttaatatgtaaacGTTGAAGAACAGAACAGGCTGGGTACAGCTAgtcctctttcttctcctgttcATTGTTCTGTATAGATAAATCTCTGTGCCTAGTTTTACAAATCCAAATgtgaagaaaactattttttaaaacattgctCAGTATTTTTGAAGGAGAATTGCTCTGTGTAAGGTCATTCACTAGGCAAGGCAGTGGAAATGAGGGACCATTCCAGCAGAGTTAATCTTACCCTCTTTCCAGGTTATTTTGAGGGTACTTTCCCAGTAGAAACAAAGCCAGTGGAGCAGACATGAGGCTAAACAGGTACAAGGACCTGGGTGCTGAAGTTTATTACACAGGCACCTTGGTGTCTGGGGGGTTGGGAGGCAGTGTCACCTTTTTGTGGTGCTTGTACCTTTCTGTTGCTGATATAAATGACCATATGCAATGGCTATTCTATATTAACTTTTCCTCAGCACACAGCTCTAAAAGGTAATTGCCTTCCATATTGGCTATAAACAGGATTATTTTATCAATTGTTGGAGATACCTTCTCTTATCAAATAGCTGACTGCTGATTAGGCAGTGCAGTGTAGGCTACTTGTGGTTTACTCTTATTAAAGCATAATTACAGCTCAGgcaaattataatttaaatgcTATGAGCATATTACTGGCTCTATTAtgtagcaaaaagaaaaaagttttggtCAACAAACTCTACATACACAAAGTATGTAAACTCACATTAGGAAAACTCACGTGCTCtgtatttttctacttttgctCTGTAATTTACGTCAGATCCAGATGTTTGAAGAATAAAGTATTAGTTCACTTAAATACTCAAAAGGCATTGACTCCAGGGGGAGATTCTCTATTGACTTGAGTGAATTGTGAATCAGATCCAAAGACATAAATCCGGCTCTTTCTGAAGCCAGTATGAATTAGTGTGATACTGGGATATGACGTGAGGTCATTTCCAGGTCCTCACTAGAAATTAGGTAAGTGGGCTTTGTGAAACTCCCCAGGCACAGCAAAGGGACAGAATCTGCTTTCAGGGAAAGTCGCAAGGGCGTATGAGTCACTTCTGAAGTATCAGGAAATGCAAGGTGGGGCTGTGACATGCACTGTGGTCAGCAGATCAGAGAGATGAGTGGAGAGAGCGTGATCAATGCCACTGGGGTATTTGGCAATCTCGATCTAACTGAGATTCTTCAGAGGCAGCAAACCTGATTGGCTTTGGGTGTACCCTCCTAAAGATAACCAGTCTCATCCCTAGGAAATAGGTCATGTATGATACCAAATTGTGAAGCATAGtcttattaatatttttctaacaAAATTAATGGCTTTTGaaatttcattacttttaaCTGGTTAAGGCTGACAAAGATAGAAACAACCAGAAACACTGATGCTCAAAAGTACCAACAGATATTTTTGGACAGCAGACATTGCTACTTATATCATTATGCCTTGCTCAGGAACTTTTTATTAGGACAGCTTCAGAATGTTTgcattcaactttttttttttgccagactTCATCATCTGCATAGAATGAAGCCTTGAAAGAACTGTAGGAAGAGGACTACATGGAGAAATTATGTACAGTACCTTGTCCATATGTGTTTCTGAAGATTCCATGTTGTCACAAATTGACGCATGCTGCTGTTCAAAGGACTGTAATAAAACTGGTGcttctgtgtattttatttttcatgtctgtTTGAAAACCACCAGAAAACAGGTAAGTCTTCTTATACTGATTTGAATAATGAGAACATTTGGAGTATTGGAGAACTTAAATGTCTTGGCCATATGGAGGTGGTCAAGTATAAAgacaataagaaaataaatgagcagGCAGGCCTTTCTGCTAACTGTCTAACTActtcaaatgcttttaaaaacaaacaaacaaaaaaacccccaacaacaacaacaaaaaaaacaaacccaggaaaaaaaaaaaaagctattttacatGTTTGGTCTGTTTCTAGattattacttattttttttaataacacagTGTGCATTTTGACAAAACTGTCATGCacactgaaaatggaaattagTTCAGAAGCAGTGGCAACCCTCACAAAGCTGTCCTCAGCTTTAGAAGCCCACAGCTTGGATCTCTACCAGGTAAGAGACCTTTGAAAGTAAGAGTAGCTACTAAGAGGTACAGGGCTGTTGGTTCAGAGGTTCATACAACTAGACAGGGTGTAGCCACAGGAGAGAAATGCTCATGCAATTAATGTATGTTCTATTTGTGTCTTTGAGGATTATAGAAACCAACCTGTCTGATACGTTGTGGCATCCTCACCTCTCTGCCAGGGCTTAGTCGTAACTCCAGAGGGTGGGGCCAGTAACAGGTTTGTCACCCTCATCTTTACGTACCTGAAAATGCATCTCCATGGCTCTGATACTGACAGCATTTTTTGAACATCTATTGTCAGCATTCAAAGGTGCTTCAAATAAACAGCATTAGATGTAAAAACTGTAATAATTCCTCATCCAGACTACTGCACAGCAGTGAGGAATCCTAATTTCATACTGTGCCCAATCTATCAAGTTTGTAGCATTTGGAAAGGGCTCAGAGGAAAACACGAGATCACAAGTCATAGTAAAAGAAGCTCTGCTTACACTGAAATTGTTTCAGTTTTGGCATCTaagatgctttatttttttcccgcCTTTTAGCCATTCTCTGTGAAAGAAGATACAGACAGAACTTTGTCAAAACACTGGTTGAAAATGATTTGAGAGAGTCCTAGGTAGTTTTTAACATGCTTTATTGCGTGACAACATCTCTGGGCTGTAGGCAGAACTGAAGCAGATGGTTATACAGAGCTGGTCTCTCAATGTGGTTTTATCATTGAGTACTTCTGTCATAAAACCTGCCATTGAATTTACTTGTGCTGGACTTGTGCAGGTTGCCATGGGGCTAGTGAGGGCGTGGATTTACAGTTTGTCGGGTAACCCAGGGGCATGGCTGTACCTGGCAGCGAGCAGAGGCCATGCATTCCTCAACGAAAACAGGGCCATAGGATGCACACAGCATGCAGTTTCCAGGGAGCAGTTAACATGCTGTAAATCCCCACCCACTCTTGCCTCACTCTAATTTGTGTGCACAGTCATACCCCAAGCAAAGGTGAATAAATACACCCATGAGCTGGGGAGAAAATCTCATCCCACAAACAGCGACACAACGGACAGCAGAGTGTGGGGTTAAAAGAGCTGGGCATACCATtagtgtttggctttttttgtcccttgctgaaataaattgcttttgtgTTTTGACTACTTTCACAGTTCATGagtttcccttatttttttttagttggcAATAGCTGTTACCAAAGTTCATCTGTTTCTCTTTGCACTTTAATTTACAGCCCTTGTACTAGGCATTTTATTGCTTCAACCTCTGAGT contains:
- the EPCAM gene encoding epithelial cell adhesion molecule, giving the protein MVSGQCRCEAIGSGIAVDCNTLTSKCLLMKAEVMGSKSGRREKPKDAFEDTDGLYDPECENSGAFKAKQCNGTTCWCVNTAGVRRTDKHDADLKCNQLVRTRWIIIEMKHAERSAPLNAESLKKFFTDTITSRYQLDGRYITGVLYENPYITIDLKQNSSEKSFGDVDIADVAYYFEKDVKGQSIFHNNGLNVSIDNEPVKFERTVVYYVDEIPPEFSMKSLTPGLIAVIVVVVIAVVAAIVVLVLTRRRKGKYVKAEVKEMNEMHRGLNA